TCACCGTTGCGGGTATTCTGTAATTGATATTGAAACGTCACAACGCCATTACGGACAAGGGTCGCCGCATTAATCTGGAAGCTTAACGAGTTAGTCACAAGGGGAAAGGCCAGCACCTCGCGTCCACCAGCAAAGTCTGTCGGTAATGAAGCAATAAGATTGGCCACGTTGGCGATGAAACCATAACCAGAAAACCGATATAAAAAATTACCCTGCTGGCAAATGGCGACTGGTGTAGCCGATAAGTAAAAGCGATCAACCGGTGAAGCGTTACTGAAAGTATGAGTAGGAGAAAGAGCAACGGATACTGGATTACCAGTGGCAACGGAGTTTCCTTCAGGCAACGTCTCTGACACTGTCGTGATAGCGCCGGGGTTCGACAAATCGTATAGATTGTTGTCCGCCAATGGGTAAACGGAGACATACCCATTAATCTCCTGAGTCATCGAGTACGGCACCGCCTGAAAAGATGCTGTCGGACTGCCCGTAGTCAGACTGGTGTAAGTTGAAGCAGCAACAACTGGCATATATTCCACGCAGCGATTATCCGCCGTTGTGCGAATGCTGCCGGGTAAAGCGTCGCGCAAAGCGCGTGTTATTTGTTCGTTAATAATGGCCGAACTTGCGGCCAACTGCTGACGTCCGGCTGTGTCAATGACAGACTGTGACGAGTGTCGGATAAACTGAACAGAAACGGCCCCGACAATCGAAATAATGACAATCACCATCACCAGTTCAACCAGCGTAAACCCGCGTTGTCTGATCATCAGAAATTGCCCTTGTAAGCACTGACAATACTGCTGTTACCTATCGGATCAGTGATGGTTATCTGCACCAGCTTACTGCCGTTGGTGTTAGCGCCCACGGAACCATCGCAGCTTACGCTAACAGTAACCGTGTAATTGTTGTACAGTGCTGCCAGATTACTGTTGATGGTTGCCGGACTCTCATTAAGACCATTAAAGTCATCTACATCATCGTAGTTATCACGACCTTCCCCGTCGTCGGTTATCCGACAATTGCCAGTGTAGGTTGGCGCCCCACCGCTACCGGTCGCTTCGTCAAAATTCTTTGACAGGACTTCATCCATATACAGCTGTGCAAGATCAAGCGCACGACTTTGCACCAGAACATTACTATTACGACCAGTAATAACAGAGAAGCTCGACAGGCTGGCAACCAGAGCGACAGAGATAATCACAATGGTGATAACAAGCTCGATCAGAGTCACACCGCGGCTACTGTTACGAGAGCGTTGAAGGATCATTGGCTATCTCCCGTATTTAACAGGCCTATGAGAGTCAGCGTTAAGGCTGGCACGAACCGGTGTAGGCAAAACCGGTAGAGGCGAGACAAAAGGCATAGCTGTTGTCTGCAGCAAATAAGAACTGACGATTAACTCCCGTTTCCGCATCAGAGTTGTAACTGACAGCCTGGCTTGCACCATTCACCATCAGACTACCATCGACAGAGAGCGATGCTCCGGCGCGATCAACGGTGCGCTGTTGGTAGACTATCTGCCCCGTACCACTTCCCTGAACCAGATCTAACTGCCAGGCATCGGAATTTTGAGAGATCGTAAGCGTAACGGTATTGTTGCTGGCGTCGGCGAGAGCCCGCTTTTGCGCCAACAGCGCCATGGCTAAAAACTGATCGCGGGCCGCAAATGCGCTGAACACTCCCTGGTTAGTAAAAAGGCTACTGCCGATGGCACTTAAGATGCCAATCAGCAGTATGACCATGACCAGCTCAACCAGGGTGAATCCCTTCGCATGTCGCATGTAAGGGTGCGGCTTAACAGCCGCTGGCACCGGCGCCAGTGAGCGCACTCACCACACCATCGACCTGGGTATAAGTAAAGCTGCACGTTCCCAGGGTCACCGTCAGAACACCCGCGGCGTGTGCCAGTGTGTAGTCATTGCTGCTCAATTGAGCGGCTTCGGCCAGACCAAAAGTAGCTGTGCCTGAGGTAACCTCATTACTATCAGCCGCTGGGTAACCATTTGATCCTGTTGGCATCTGAATGGTTACCCCCTCCAAAATAACCGTTGTTCCGGTTCCACCATCGGCCAGCCACTGAGCGTGCGCGATGTTGGATGCCGAGCGCGCAGCACCTAATGCACCCTGAATAGAGGCCTCACGAGCCTCACCGCCCAGGTCGGCAAAGCGCGGTAATGCGAAAGCCGAAAGTACACCAAGAATAACGATTACCATGATCAGTTCGATCAATGTAAAACCCGCTTGTTTTTTCATATTCCGACTCCTGCTAATTGTATCGGACTTGCCATTTAATCCGGCCGTTAGCCGGGCTATATTGAATAAATCTCTCGATATCACTATCGATATAGCGATAGCGACAAACACCGGAATCCATTTCGGCAATAAATTCTGTTGTTGATTTTTTAAGCCCAGATACTTCAACCTCAGGAGCCCGATCAACCAGCAAAGCCCGCCATAAATCTCGGCATGTAGCCTCGCCGCTGGCTGATCCGTTGTCCGTATCAGATTGACTGATGCGTTTCTCGGGCCAACCGGAAGATGACATGACGACATCTCCTTTACCAAAAGTCGTCAATGCTCCTTTCGGCTTTCCTGCGGCGTACCAGGCTTCTCTGGTTAAATACACGGCGGCTTTAAAACTACTACCGACCGCGCGAACTTTTGCGTCCTTTGCGTCTTCAACAACATCAAGCATTCTTGGTAATGAAACGGTGACTAAGGCGGCCATAACAGACAGCGCAAGCCCTGTCTGCAACAAACTATAACCTTTGTTTTTACCACACAGATCACTATTCATATGCTTATCTAAAGAGTAGTCCACTCGGTTTTAGTTTTGGGGCTTAGCTTACGAAATAAAACAATTCTTCCATTACATTTTGTGAGGCAGTTCAAACTATCGGGCAGCAGAGCTGAGTTCCCATATTGGTAAGAACACACCCAGTGCTAACACAAGCACTAACACCCCTAAAAACGCCAGTAAAATAGGTTCAACTGCGTCTGCCAGTTGTTTCAATTCGTAATCCACTTCTTGTTCATAGAAATCTGCCACGTCGCTCAGTAACTTATCGATCGCTCCGGTCTCTTCACCGACCCCCATCATCTGAAGAACAAGTGGTGTAAATAAACCCGTGGCTGATGCCGTGTTTGTTAATCGGTCACCACGCTCGACACCCGATAACATGCCGTTAATTGCGTTTCCGATGAATTTATTACCAACACTCTCCGCTACAATAGACAGGCTTTGCAGGATGGGTACACCAGCGGCCATCATCATCGAGAAAGACCGGGAGAACCGTGACAAAGCTATCCGTTCGAAGATGCTGCCAATTAAGGGTAATTTGAGTTTTTTGCGATCCCACCACAAACAACCGTGTTCCGTTTTAATGTAACGACGAAACATGAACCAACTGGCGGTCACACCAATTCCAATAACAGGCCAGTAGTCCTGCATAAACTGAGAGCTGTACATCAGTATCTGGGTGGCAAATGGCAGATCAGCCCCCAACTTGGCAAAAACGCTGGTAAAATTCGGGATGACAAACATGGTGATGACAATCATAGCTACGACCATGGCAGCGATAACCATGGTTGGATAACGCAGTGCCGATTTGACACGTTTTTTCGTTTCCCTTTCCAGTTCCAGATGAGCAACCAGTTTAATAAGCGCGTCATCCAGATTGCCGGTTGTTTCACCGATGTGAATCATACTGATGTAAATTGGCGAGAATACTTTCGGGTATTGCCGAAATGCCGTTGATAAATCAGAGCCATTAATCAGGGAATCGGAGATACCGCGCAATAGATCTTTCAAAGCCTCATTATTGCTGGACTCTGCAAGACCATTCAGAGCCCGAATAATCGGAATACCTGCTTTTGTTAGGGCATACAGCTGCCGGGTGAAGAGAATTAACTCATCACTGGATACTTTATCTTTAAAGAGCTTTGTTGATTTTTTATCTTTATTGACCGCCGTATTCGTCGTTTTCTCATCCAAGCCAGTGACCACGATGCCGCGTTCCTGCAACGTGGTCACTGCAGCAGTCGTACTCACGGCACTGAGACTACCATCCACTTTATTACCCTGAGTGTCGCGCCCCGTATATACAAACTCCATGATTAGTCATCCAAAGTGGCAGAAACACGGAAAACTTCATCCAGTGAGGTGATACCAGCACGGGCGTAATCAAGCGCACTCAACGATAACGAGCGGAATCCCGGGCTGTCAGCAGCAGCATCTGCGAACCCCTGATTATCCTGACGTCGCAAGCTCGACAACATGTCCGGAGTAATTTCCAACAGTTCATAAATACCAATCCGCCCCTGATATCCGGTATTCTGACATCGGTGGCAACCACGTCCTTCAGTAAACCGGGCGGTGGAAGCTCCGGCCTCCAGATTATCAAGCCACACCTTTTCCTGGCTGTTCACTTCATGGGGCTGCTGGCAATGCTGACATAAACGTTTAATCAGTCGCTGGGCAACCACAGCACGTAAAGACGATGCAACCAGATAATTATCGACCCCCATATCCATTAAGCGTGCTGCAGCCGATGCTGCATCGTTAGTGTGTAATGTGGATAACACCATGTGACCCGTCATTGCTGCGCGCAATCCAATCTCCGCCGTTTCGTTGTCACGCATCTCACCGACCAGAACAATATCCGGGTCCTGACGCAGAGCAGCTCGTAACACGGTGGAAAATTCTAAGCCTACCTTGGGGTTCACCTGAACCTGATTAACACGTGGCAAGCGGTATTCGATAGGATCTTCGGCTGTGATTATTTTCTTTTCGGGTGTATTTAACGACGTTAATGCTGCGTACAGTGTGGTTGTTTTACCGCTGCCGGTTGGGCCAGTAACCAGGATCAAACCATGAGGGCGATGAATCAGATAATCAAAGCGCTGCTGCAATTCAGCAGGCATTCCAAGAGATGCCATCGACAGCATGCCAGCACTCTGGTCCAGCAAACGCATCACCACCGACTCGCCAAACTGAACCGGCATAGTTGATAAGCGCACATCGATATTTTTGTTGGATACGCGAATATTAAAACGGCCATCCTGAGGCAGACGTTTTTCTGAAATATCCAATCCAGACATAATTTTCAGGCGGGACACCAGAGCGGAGGCAACACGTCGTTCTTTTACAACCTGCTCCTGTAGCTCGCCATCAACCCGTAGTCGAATGCGTAGCTGACTTTCTTCCGGTTCGATATGAATATCTGAAGCTTTAATTTGTACCGCGTCTTCGAACAGGTTCTGCAACAAACGAACAACCGGTGCCTCACTGCTATCGCTGGAGAGAGCCAGTTCGGAGATATCAAAATCACTGCTTTGCAACTCACCTTCGAGTTCACCAGCAATACTTGCCATCTGCTCCTGACGACGATAAGACGCATCCAGGACAGACAATAACTCCTGCTCACGAACAAATGCGGGCATGACCGGTTTTTTCAGAATACGTTCAAGATCATCAATGGTCATCAGATCAGTAGGATCTGCCATACCGACCAATAATCCGGCATTTTCCTCACCCAATATAACGCAACGAAAACGCCTCGCCTGAGTCTCAGGCAAGCGCTGAATCAAATCGGGAATTAACTTGAAGCGAGCCAGATCAATCAGTGGATAATTAAAATAACCGGCCAATGCCTGCAGCAACTGGTCTTCTGTAACGAAACCCAGATCAGTGATTGCGCGTCCAATTTTTTTTCCGGTTTTCTTTTGCTCTGCTAACGCTTTCATCAGCTGATCTTCATCAATCAGCCCTTTCTCCATGAGCAGGTCGCCAATACGAACTTTTTTGCGTGCCTGTAGTGCCATAAATTACCTCAGGCCTTCCAGTTTATTTTCCACCCAGCGACGCTGACCGTCTTGCAGTGAGTAGCTGGCTAAAATATCACTGAACAGATTCTGTGCCTGCTGTTGCTTGCCTTGTTGTTCCAGTACCAGAGCTAACGCAATTGGCCAGTTAACCACCGTAGGCTGTTTGTCGATCAGCCTTTGATAACTGGCTGCAGCTTCTGGGTAAGCTGCCATCATATGCAGACCTGGGGCTGCAGTGCTCAACCAGCCAATAGAATCCGTTCCCTGATGTTGATTATAAAAACTGAGGAACTGATCGAATTGCTTTTCCTCAAGTAATATCCGTAATTTGTTGTGCAAAAGTTTCTGTCGCAGAGATGGATCGAGTCCGTCAGATTGCAGTAAGTCCTCAGCAATACCGCCTGCTTTTGTCCATTGCTTCTGACGCATCAGAGTCAGCATGTACGTATATTGCTGATGCGATTGCTGATCACGCTGACTGATCAATAAGTGGCTGCCTTCCCGGGCAGCAGGACGCTTTATCGGGATTGCCCGCTGT
The Saccharospirillaceae bacterium genome window above contains:
- a CDS encoding prepilin-type N-terminal cleavage/methylation domain-containing protein; this encodes MIRQRGFTLVELVMVIVIISIVGAVSVQFIRHSSQSVIDTAGRQQLAASSAIINEQITRALRDALPGSIRTTADNRCVEYMPVVAASTYTSLTTGSPTASFQAVPYSMTQEINGYVSVYPLADNNLYDLSNPGAITTVSETLPEGNSVATGNPVSVALSPTHTFSNASPVDRFYLSATPVAICQQGNFLYRFSGYGFIANVANLIASLPTDFAGGREVLAFPLVTNSLSFQINAATLVRNGVVTFQYQLQNTRNGDTMDLVQEVHIRNVP
- a CDS encoding type II secretion system GspH family protein — encoded protein: MILQRSRNSSRGVTLIELVITIVIISVALVASLSSFSVITGRNSNVLVQSRALDLAQLYMDEVLSKNFDEATGSGGAPTYTGNCRITDDGEGRDNYDDVDDFNGLNESPATINSNLAALYNNYTVTVSVSCDGSVGANTNGSKLVQITITDPIGNSSIVSAYKGNF
- a CDS encoding type II secretion system GspH family protein; this translates as MRSLAPVPAAVKPHPYMRHAKGFTLVELVMVILLIGILSAIGSSLFTNQGVFSAFAARDQFLAMALLAQKRALADASNNTVTLTISQNSDAWQLDLVQGSGTGQIVYQQRTVDRAGASLSVDGSLMVNGASQAVSYNSDAETGVNRQFLFAADNSYAFCLASTGFAYTGSCQP
- a CDS encoding type II secretion system F family protein: MEFVYTGRDTQGNKVDGSLSAVSTTAAVTTLQERGIVVTGLDEKTTNTAVNKDKKSTKLFKDKVSSDELILFTRQLYALTKAGIPIIRALNGLAESSNNEALKDLLRGISDSLINGSDLSTAFRQYPKVFSPIYISMIHIGETTGNLDDALIKLVAHLELERETKKRVKSALRYPTMVIAAMVVAMIVITMFVIPNFTSVFAKLGADLPFATQILMYSSQFMQDYWPVIGIGVTASWFMFRRYIKTEHGCLWWDRKKLKLPLIGSIFERIALSRFSRSFSMMMAAGVPILQSLSIVAESVGNKFIGNAINGMLSGVERGDRLTNTASATGLFTPLVLQMMGVGEETGAIDKLLSDVADFYEQEVDYELKQLADAVEPILLAFLGVLVLVLALGVFLPIWELSSAAR
- a CDS encoding GspE/PulE family protein; translation: MALQARKKVRIGDLLMEKGLIDEDQLMKALAEQKKTGKKIGRAITDLGFVTEDQLLQALAGYFNYPLIDLARFKLIPDLIQRLPETQARRFRCVILGEENAGLLVGMADPTDLMTIDDLERILKKPVMPAFVREQELLSVLDASYRRQEQMASIAGELEGELQSSDFDISELALSSDSSEAPVVRLLQNLFEDAVQIKASDIHIEPEESQLRIRLRVDGELQEQVVKERRVASALVSRLKIMSGLDISEKRLPQDGRFNIRVSNKNIDVRLSTMPVQFGESVVMRLLDQSAGMLSMASLGMPAELQQRFDYLIHRPHGLILVTGPTGSGKTTTLYAALTSLNTPEKKIITAEDPIEYRLPRVNQVQVNPKVGLEFSTVLRAALRQDPDIVLVGEMRDNETAEIGLRAAMTGHMVLSTLHTNDAASAAARLMDMGVDNYLVASSLRAVVAQRLIKRLCQHCQQPHEVNSQEKVWLDNLEAGASTARFTEGRGCHRCQNTGYQGRIGIYELLEITPDMLSSLRRQDNQGFADAAADSPGFRSLSLSALDYARAGITSLDEVFRVSATLDD